A genomic region of Antennarius striatus isolate MH-2024 chromosome 4, ASM4005453v1, whole genome shotgun sequence contains the following coding sequences:
- the urahb gene encoding 5-hydroxyisourate hydrolase b — protein MAAASGSSPLTTHVLNTADGVPAARMALSLHRLDSKLMIWNMLSVGTTNEDGRCPELISWQTFTAGMYKLRFETGSYWESLGQTSFHPYVEVVFTISDPVQKFHLPLLMTRFSYSTYRGS, from the exons ATGGCCGCAGCATCAGGGTCCAGCCCGCTCACCACTCACGTTCTGAACACCGCAGACGGAGTCCCGGCGGCCAGGATGGCCCTCAGCCTGCACAGACTGGACTCCAAGCTGATGATCTGGAACATGCTGAGTGTCGG cacaaCAAATGAAGATGGACGCTGCCCAGAACTCATCAGCTGGCAAACATTCACCGCTGGCATGTATAAATTGCGCTTTGAGACTGGTTCATACTGGGAGAGTCTGGGCCAGACCTCCTTTCACCCTTATGTGGAG GTTGTGTTTACCATCAGTGACCCCGTGCAGAAGTTCCATCTCCCTCTGCTGATGACTCGGTTCTCCTACAGCACCTACAGAGGAAGCTGA